CAGAGTAAGCTAGGTGTATGATAGAATATAGAACATGAAAAACATAGTTGTTTACGAAGATATTAATGAACCGTTTTTTTATCCATTAGACCAGCTTCGAGCAGTGTTTGAATTAAAAGCAGGAATGTTTTCGTTTTTGGAACGTAGTTTTTTTCTTTTTCCTAAAGCTCGATTTCATTTATTTTACAGAGAGCAATTGAAAGGGGTTATCAGAAAGCGATACTCCTCTTTTTTTCATAATACGCTTAATGTTGGACTAGATGTTCTTTTTATTAATGGAAGGACCGTTTTGGATAGTAAGCTTAAGCAGATAATAGAAGAATATCAGGATGAAGAATTTTTATTAGTGAATGGAGATAAAGTAGTTTGTTTTAGACTAAAGGGCAATAAAGTTCCTGCTTTTGTTGAACAAGGAGTTTCCTTAAAATTTTCTGACAAATATGTTATTAATTATTTCCGTGAAAATCAAATCAAAAACATCAGAATGGTAACAGCAAGGAGAATAGAGAATATCTGGCAAATATTGGCAGAAAATGGCGAAATCATTGCTTCTGATTTTGAAATAGTTGATAAAGGTGGGTTGCTTTTGTCTAAGATTTCAACACACACAGTTTTAACTAATGAGAAGGATATTTATATAGGAAAACATTCAATTATTTCTCCACTTGTACATATTGATGCAAGTAAGGGTCCAGTATATATTGGTAGAGGCGTTGAGATTAAGTCCAATGTTTTAATCGAAGGTCCAGCTTTTATTGATAATGGAGCAAAAATTTATCCTGGTTATATCAGGGAGAATACTTCTATTGGCGAGAACTGTCGAATAGGCGGAGAAGTAGAAGGCAGTGTTTTCTTGGCGAATACTAACAAATACCATGCTGGATTTATAGGTCACTCTTATGTTGGAGAGTGGGTAAATTTTGGAGCCATGACTACAACTAGTGATTTGAAAAATAATTATAAAGAAATAGCACTAAATTTTGGTGGTACAGAGTATCACACAGGAACTAAATATTTAGGAAGCTTGGTTGGCGACCATTGTAAGTTTGGGATAGGGACAATGATTAATACAGGCACTATTTTTGGTGTTGGTGTGAATATTGTAGGTTCAAGCTTTAAGATTCCGAAGACCGTTGCACCATATTCTTGGATAGTTGATGGACAAAGAGACAGTTTTTTGTTTGATAAGTTTATAGAGACTGCCAAAGTGGTTACTTCTAGAAGGAATAAAGAGTTATCACCAGAAGATGTTAATTTGCTTGAGTATCTTCATAGTAAAATAAAAGTAGTACTTAAGAAAAACTAATCTTCTTATTTCTGTGAGCTAATCTTAGTTAAATATTTCGCTAAGTCTACCCGTTGTTCTTCTGTAGGAGTTAGTTTAATGGCGATTTCCCAGTCTTTCTTCGCCTGCTCATAGTTCTGAAGCATATAATAGCCAGAACCCCTTCTTATCCAAGCTAGAGTATTTTTTGCGTCTACCTTTAGAACATTATTACATTCCTGAATAGTTAGATAATATTTTGTTTCGTAAAAATAGACTAAAGCCATGTTAAGTTTTCTGGATACGAAATCAAGCTCCCCCATATTAAGTTCAGCTTGTTTTGCATCTGGAGTAGTAACAGCCATTTGCTCTAGTAGCTTGTTGGCCTTTTCTCTGGCAACATCTTCTCTTTTTCTGATAATGTACTCCATTTCATCAGCTGCTTGAGGATCGTTTTCTACAAAGCTTCTGAGTGCATCTAGCATCATCTTTTGCTCATCTAAGGCTCTTAGCTCCTCGCTGGCCTTTTTGTTTTCTGCAGGAGTAGCTGCGTTAAGGATAGATGTTGTACAAATTAACATACTAGAAACAATGATTAAGAAAAAGATATTTTTTTTCATGACTACTTCCTTTATTTCTTTATTTTGCCTGTTTTTTCAATTTTTTCAATAAGCTTCAAGACATTCGGGTTAGAAGGATATTGCTTTAGTGCTTCTTTGGCAATTCTGTATGAGCTTTCATAATCCTCTCTTGTTAAGGCATCTTTGGCTTGTTTGTATTTTGGCCATACTTGCTTTTCAACTCTGATATCAAGATTAAGTTTATCACCAATGTCCTCAATTTTCTTTAGTCTTTCAAGTTTTTCTTGAATTTCTTTGTTGTTTGGATTAAGAATATAAGCTTTTTTCATGTCTTCTAGAGCGAACAAGAAGAAACCATCATTATATTTTTCAGTAGCAAGTTGATTCCAGTCTACAGAAGCGTCTTTCTGGAAGTTGTTGATAAGTTGACCGATGCCTAGATTAAAAGAAAATCTATGGTTCATGCCAAGGTCATCGTTGGACAGTGCGTAATCAAAACGGATAGCACTGTAAGCTAAGCTGAACCCAAGGTTCGTTGACTCGTAGTTTAGTCCTCCACGAAGAATAATGAATTCATTAATCGTATATTCTGCACCAAGGAACCAATTATCCAAGTCGTTTTCAATGTCAAAGGCAAGAGTTAAATATTTATCCTTAAAGGCTATGCCCGCACGAGGTAGTGGAGCAAATTTATCTTTAGATTCATCACCTAATTGAAAATCTATTAAATTATGAATGACAGCACCCATGGAAAGGAAAGGAAAGGGGCGGAACAAAATACTAGTGTCTCCGATAATTCTGGAATCAGTGTGAGTGTGGAGCGTTCTATTAACATATTTTCCTGACACTCCAATAGATAATTCTGGAATCAAAATTGGCTGAGCGTAAGAAACTCCTACGGCCATTTGAGAGTCCGTAAAGGATCCTTGGCTTTCATTCCAAGCATCTCTTAAGTCCATTGCTTGTGAAGAAAGTTGTGTAAAGGAGAACCCAAGAGTGTTATTTACTTGAGGATAAATGAAGTTGAAGCCAATTAGCCCATAACCATCATAAAGACCAGTTTGAAACAAGGATGCTTCCATGTTTTTTACTTGAATCATACCAGCAGGGTTTATCATAACAGCCGATGCGTCATCAGCAATAGCAAGAAAAGCCCTCCCTAATCCAATGCTTCTCGCATTAGTTCCGTAGCTTAGAAATCCACCTGGCTGACCGCCAGATAAAGCTAAAGCCACTGAAATAACAGCGCTCACTAAGAATAATTTAAATATAAGTTTTTTTGCCCCCATTTTTTACCTCTTCCCCCAAAGAAATAACTCTTTGATTTTTTTACTATATAACTTATGCCTCGCTTATTATTGTTTTAAACATTTATTTGTATATAGCTTATGCCTCATTAAAAGTAGCTTTAAACATTTTTCTTTTGAACCCTTATATTAATTGGTGTTGAGCTTGTATTTATTCAATAAACAATCGAAATATTAGTCGTATAATATTTATTTTTTACGTAAATTTTTAGTAGTCATTGGTAACTTTTAAGCTTTATTTAATGATTAAAATAGTTGTTTAGTGATGAAAGGTTTGTTTATTTAAGCAAAGCTTCGAATTCTTTGCCTTCTAATACTTCTTTTTTAAGTAAAATTTCAGCAATTTTCTCTAGCTTTTGTTTGTTTTCTTTCACAATAGCAATAGCCGCTTGATAGCAATCATCTAATACTTTATTAAGTTCAGCGTCTATGTCTGTTGCTGTTTTTTCACTATAGTCCTTGGCGTGGTCACCAAAGTCTCTGCCAAGAAAAACATTTTCTTGGTCTTTACCAAAGGCTCGGTTTCCCAGTGGACTCATGCCATACTTGCAGATAATGTCGTGCGCTAGTTTTGTTGCTCTTTTAATATCATTGCTTGCACCTGTTGTGATTTCATTAAGAAAGACCTTTTCTGCTGCTCTTCCACCCATCAGAATGGTAATATCATTTTTAAGATCTGTTTCTGAGCGAAGAAACCTATCTTTTTCAGGAAGTTGTAGTGTATAACCAAGAGCCATACCTCGTGGAAGTATTGAGATTTTATGAACAGGATCAGTGGCAGCAAGTGATTTTGCAACTATCGCATGTCCAAGCTCATGAAAAGCGATTGTTTTTCTTTCACTTTCTTCCATAATTTTACTTTTTTTCTGTGGACCAGCAATGACCCTGTCGATTGCTTCTTCAAGTTCTTTCATGCCAACGCTTTTTCTGTTACGACGAGCGGATAGTAAAGCGGCTTCGTTAATGACGTTAGCTAGGTCGGCGCCTGAAAATCCTGGTGTTCTTTTTGCGATAACGCCTAAGTCAACTGTGGCAGCGAGTTTCTTTTTTCTTTTATGAATTTCTAGTATTTCTTTTCTGCCTACTATATCAGGAGCATCTATGACGATTTGTCTATCAAACCGTCCTGGTCTAAGCAGTGCTTTGTCTAAAATATCTGGTCTGTTTGTGGCTGCAATAACTATTGTGGAAGATTTGTCGTCGAAACCATCTAATTCAACTAAAAGCTGGTTAAGTGTTTGTTCTCTTTCGTCATGTCCACCACCAAAGCCAGCACCACGGTGTCTGCCTACAGCGTCTATTTCATCAATAAAAATAATTGAAGGTTGATTTTTTTTGGCTTGAGCAAAGAGGTCTCTAACTCTACTAGCTCCAACCCCAACAAACATTTCAACAAATTCTGAGGCGCTGAGACTAAAGAAGGCAACGTCTGCTTCTCCAGCAATGGCTTTGGCAAGAAGTGTTTTTCCTGTTCCCGGAGGACCCATCAGCAAGACACCTCTAGGAATTTTTGCTCCAATGCTTAGGTATTTACTAGGATTCTTTAAAAAGTCTACAATTTCTTCCAGTTCTTCAACCGCTTCTCTGATTCCACCAGCATCTTTAAAAGTAGTTTTTTTCTCGTCAGCTTCCTTTTTCCAAGGCTTTGCTCTACTTTTGCCGAAAGACATGGCTTGATTGTTGACTCCTTGAGCTTGTCTGAAAATAAAAAACCAGATGCCAATAATAATTAAAAAGGGCAGTAGTTGTATTAGAATTTGTACTAAAATACCATTATCTGCATTTTTGATTGTTATTTGTGCCCCTGAGGACTGAAGGGATTCTAATAGTCCAGGGTAATTAATTATATTGGTCTGAAACATGACCCCGTCTGAAAGAGTTCCTTGTGCGGACATAGACATATTATTAATGGTTATTTCTTGTACTTGTTTACTGTTCACCATAGTTATAAGTTGTGAAAAGTTTATTTGTTGGTATTTACCAGCCTGGATGGCGCCTGGCGAAAAGATTGATAGAATGAATAAGAAAATAATTACACCAAGAAAAAAGAAGCGTAGATTAAGTTTTTTTGGTTCTTTATCTTTTTTTGGTTTATTTTTTTTGTCTGGTTTCTCAGCTTGGTCAGTCATTAATTATGATCTTGTCCTCTCCATCAGTTTCTTGTAATAACACTTTTATTTGGCCTTTTTCATTAGTATCCATTGTAATACCAGTGTAATTAGCAAAGATAGGCAATTCTCTGTATCCTCTGTCTATTAGTATAGCAAGTTCTATCCTCTTTGGTCTACCATGATCGAGCACGGCTTCGATTGCTGCGCGAGCTGTTCTGCCGCGAAAAAAAACGTCATCAACTAGGATGATGTCCTTACCTGTTAAGTCAGAAGAGATGTCTGTTTCGTGGAGCTGCAGCGCATGTCCCTTGAGGCCTAGATCATCACGATAGAGGGTTATATCTAATTTAGCTACAGGTATCACTTCTTTTGTTTTTTCTAATATTTTCTTAGAAATTCTTTGGGCTAAAGGATAGCCTTTAGTAACTATACCAATTAAAACGAGAGAGGAAAGGTCTTCGTGTTCGTCAATAATATCATCAGAAATTCGACAAACAAGGTCATTGATACTGTGAATTATTTTATTTTTCATGCGCTTAGTATAGCATAAGCGACGTCTTGTTTCGAGAGATTAGTGCGAAGAAAAAACTAAATAATACCCTTCGTTGAAGGAATGCCTTTTTCTCTTTCTTCAGAGGAAATAGCAATGTCTAGCGTTTTTGCAAAGCATTTAAAAATTGCCTCAATAATATGATGAGAATTGTCGCCATAGGGAACTTTAATATGAAGAGTTATCCCAGCATTAGTAGCAAAGGCAGAAAAGAATTCTTTGATTAGTGCGTGGTCAAAGGCTTGAAGTTGTTCGCCGAAATTTACATCAAAATTAAGATAAGGCCTATTGCTAATATCAATAGAAACAGTTGCCAGAGATTCGTCCATTGGTAAAATAAAGAATCCATAACGCCTGATGCCTTTTTTGTCACCTAAAGCAGATTTAAAGACTTGCCCCATAACAATACCTAAATCTTCCACCAAATGATGGTGATCCACTTCGATGTCGCCAGTAGCTACAACATCGAGGTCAAAGTAACCATGTTTGGCGAAGAGGTCGAGCATATGGTTCAGGAAGGGAACGCTAGTTTTATTAGAGTAGGTTCCGTTACCATCAAGATTCCATTCCACGTTAATTTGCGTTTCTTTGGTATCCCTAGTAAGCGAAGCTTTTCTTGTGTTCATGGTTCTATTATAACAGTGAATGCTGAATAGTGAATAGTAGACTGTTTTGTTTAGGTAATAATAAGTTAGATAGCAAATAAACCCTCTCCTTTAGGAGGGGGTGATGACAAGAAAATATATTAAAGGTTATTGTTATGTTACATCGGGGGAGGCTTGAATAGTGAGAATAGAACAAGGGAACAAAAAGCCCTCAAAAGAGGGCTTTTTGTTGTGTGCTCTACTGTTTTAATATATCTAAAACGTCTGTTTTAGGTATATATGTTTCATGAAAATGATTGCCGTTCATTTTATCCAATGCTTTTGCGCTTTTATAAGCCTCGTTAAGTTCAGGTCCGCGAAAACTTATAGTTGGCCTTTTAATCGACTCAGGATATTTTATTTCCTTGGCCATTAGCTTGCCGGCAGTTAGGGCGACACCGATGCTAATACCGACGACAATGCCAACAGGTCCAGCAAGAATACCAATAGCGCCAAATAGTAACATTGATTTAAATCCTTCTACTTTGACGTCATCGGTTGATTTGTTTTTTACAGAAAAGAATCTACTGAGAAAATTGGAAGATTTTTCTGGTTTTGTTGTTTCGGTATTTTTTGCTTTAACTGCATTATTTTCAGTATTAGCAATTTTTGTAGTAGGTGCTTCAGTTTGAGAAGCTTGTGAAGCAGCTAGTGTTTTTTTAGCGTGGTCTGCTTTCCATGCATCTTCCATTTTGCTTTCTAGGGATTTAATATTTGCAGGAGTTATTTGAAATCCTGCAGGAGGTCCTGCTATAAATATGTCTGTTAGTGCTGTCTTAAGTGCTTGTGTTTTAGCATCTGTTGTTGAGAAATTTGCAGCAAAAAATTCTTCTCTAGTAATCGTCCCATTACCATCTGTGTCAATTTTTTTAAGTGTTGACTGAATCCCTTTTAGTTGAAAAGCACCAGTTTTGAATATTCCATTATCCAAAGTTATATTGCTCATATAATTCACGCTCCTTTAATATTGTTTTTTGTTACATGAATATATCGTCTGGTTTTTGAAAAATTCCCAAATTTGATTTAATGTTGTTTTAAAATAGGCTTTTTTGCTCTAAATTTGAGGAGGCAGGAGGCTTTAATCCCAGGTGACTATAGGCTGCTTTGGTAGCAACTCTTCCTCTGGCTGTTCTGTCAATTAGTCCAAGTTGTAATAAATAAGGTTCAACTACGTCTTCAATAGTGTTGCTGTCTTCAGATAAAGCTGCGGCGATTGTATCTAAGCCTACTGGTCCACCATTAAATTTTTCAATGATTGTTTGTAGCAGTAGTCT
This genomic stretch from Candidatus Margulisiibacteriota bacterium harbors:
- a CDS encoding putative sugar nucleotidyl transferase, translated to MKNIVVYEDINEPFFYPLDQLRAVFELKAGMFSFLERSFFLFPKARFHLFYREQLKGVIRKRYSSFFHNTLNVGLDVLFINGRTVLDSKLKQIIEEYQDEEFLLVNGDKVVCFRLKGNKVPAFVEQGVSLKFSDKYVINYFRENQIKNIRMVTARRIENIWQILAENGEIIASDFEIVDKGGLLLSKISTHTVLTNEKDIYIGKHSIISPLVHIDASKGPVYIGRGVEIKSNVLIEGPAFIDNGAKIYPGYIRENTSIGENCRIGGEVEGSVFLANTNKYHAGFIGHSYVGEWVNFGAMTTTSDLKNNYKEIALNFGGTEYHTGTKYLGSLVGDHCKFGIGTMINTGTIFGVGVNIVGSSFKIPKTVAPYSWIVDGQRDSFLFDKFIETAKVVTSRRNKELSPEDVNLLEYLHSKIKVVLKKN
- the ftsH gene encoding ATP-dependent zinc metalloprotease FtsH, giving the protein MTDQAEKPDKKNKPKKDKEPKKLNLRFFFLGVIIFLFILSIFSPGAIQAGKYQQINFSQLITMVNSKQVQEITINNMSMSAQGTLSDGVMFQTNIINYPGLLESLQSSGAQITIKNADNGILVQILIQLLPFLIIIGIWFFIFRQAQGVNNQAMSFGKSRAKPWKKEADEKKTTFKDAGGIREAVEELEEIVDFLKNPSKYLSIGAKIPRGVLLMGPPGTGKTLLAKAIAGEADVAFFSLSASEFVEMFVGVGASRVRDLFAQAKKNQPSIIFIDEIDAVGRHRGAGFGGGHDEREQTLNQLLVELDGFDDKSSTIVIAATNRPDILDKALLRPGRFDRQIVIDAPDIVGRKEILEIHKRKKKLAATVDLGVIAKRTPGFSGADLANVINEAALLSARRNRKSVGMKELEEAIDRVIAGPQKKSKIMEESERKTIAFHELGHAIVAKSLAATDPVHKISILPRGMALGYTLQLPEKDRFLRSETDLKNDITILMGGRAAEKVFLNEITTGASNDIKRATKLAHDIICKYGMSPLGNRAFGKDQENVFLGRDFGDHAKDYSEKTATDIDAELNKVLDDCYQAAIAIVKENKQKLEKIAEILLKKEVLEGKEFEALLK
- the pyrR gene encoding bifunctional pyr operon transcriptional regulator/uracil phosphoribosyltransferase PyrR, yielding MKNKIIHSINDLVCRISDDIIDEHEDLSSLVLIGIVTKGYPLAQRISKKILEKTKEVIPVAKLDITLYRDDLGLKGHALQLHETDISSDLTGKDIILVDDVFFRGRTARAAIEAVLDHGRPKRIELAILIDRGYRELPIFANYTGITMDTNEKGQIKVLLQETDGEDKIIIND
- a CDS encoding EF-hand domain-containing protein codes for the protein MSNITLDNGIFKTGAFQLKGIQSTLKKIDTDGNGTITREEFFAANFSTTDAKTQALKTALTDIFIAGPPAGFQITPANIKSLESKMEDAWKADHAKKTLAASQASQTEAPTTKIANTENNAVKAKNTETTKPEKSSNFLSRFFSVKNKSTDDVKVEGFKSMLLFGAIGILAGPVGIVVGISIGVALTAGKLMAKEIKYPESIKRPTISFRGPELNEAYKSAKALDKMNGNHFHETYIPKTDVLDILKQ
- a CDS encoding tetratricopeptide repeat protein gives rise to the protein MKKNIFFLIIVSSMLICTTSILNAATPAENKKASEELRALDEQKMMLDALRSFVENDPQAADEMEYIIRKREDVAREKANKLLEQMAVTTPDAKQAELNMGELDFVSRKLNMALVYFYETKYYLTIQECNNVLKVDAKNTLAWIRRGSGYYMLQNYEQAKKDWEIAIKLTPTEEQRVDLAKYLTKISSQK
- the hisB gene encoding imidazoleglycerol-phosphate dehydratase HisB; this encodes MNTRKASLTRDTKETQINVEWNLDGNGTYSNKTSVPFLNHMLDLFAKHGYFDLDVVATGDIEVDHHHLVEDLGIVMGQVFKSALGDKKGIRRYGFFILPMDESLATVSIDISNRPYLNFDVNFGEQLQAFDHALIKEFFSAFATNAGITLHIKVPYGDNSHHIIEAIFKCFAKTLDIAISSEEREKGIPSTKGII